In Poecile atricapillus isolate bPoeAtr1 chromosome W, bPoeAtr1.hap1, whole genome shotgun sequence, one DNA window encodes the following:
- the LOC131591491 gene encoding LOW QUALITY PROTEIN: polycystin family receptor for egg jelly-like (The sequence of the model RefSeq protein was modified relative to this genomic sequence to represent the inferred CDS: substituted 1 base at 1 genomic stop codon), with amino-acid sequence MAALLLLLQLLACCRRGSAATPVRLQPSPLRVSCPGPHGQAFQRQDNEHRVSCLWNSTVTLHYQPAPGAGPEVERKEGQPPSPPCCLWYLNSVSVRNISRWSGKVVLQTAQASSPGASSLLTVKCSSASCAAPECFHHNVSVEISGQDMRLFVLWPQTHVIHVWQPVELGWCARLKSAGWQYRFSSRGGVPSTLLLPSSEHQDTPSPAVYPTVELQQTCATYYSYRLTVRYRHPGIHVALVSIDEMPHVSLSLSLKVEPDLVHVLSISSKLLSVPQQPLSLSWWLQPLTLSTLSYRLVDTQAIGGWLHSYGSFTPSSNFCAISTPQSLDEIVVASIYFHVDGKRFEELMGELHLLNGTLSLTAGKETPIHVNLCPGKTSSSTYIFRYNQGTFYTSKENSSTFSTDCPNTRTVFYQYKELSYLLTIEFLAIQWYXFKMYIYMNQKRSLIRSLAERDLDVHVFSSGRLSFLQNFSYLVWFIPARHPVLQCEWTFHLQLFGTKKDHVVQSSTYTYKDHVKNATRFVRRSALPFDAEKYMGFVAKVNCTSSAPTLALLSVRVNNHTAKTIEAPVVCEKKECRITRCWIQRPDPRSIILYKKRALSFYLFVKLNVDCHIGISVKPLWYVYPAKDTETEPDWSNPVNTSAMFGIKMIHLTVPSNTLDYGLYLFYFTVEVVPIRTSISLKAHDIIYVQIERADLLANISGGSVRTVGFSESWTLDGSESSDPDAQEGPLIFTWYCTKDSADYTTMKFSLKNRCHPSQKDLRWITPSGPIQKIPPESLPGSTLYYFRLVIKKGRRQAYADQVVEVDPGPPLILDMKCLENCGRSLIPTERFSLSGKCSNCKPSNKPLYYWSLFSDTSKEIHFDWASKTSTGRSGAYMSIHALTFTKPVYSSYILHISVTTWDGRTSSSRIPFSVNTPPRAGRCNISPRHGIAFLTKFVVKCRGFSDSHLPLTYKVIVASDVPQTTTITSVVENTFGTILYFGSEPKTPPSLLPVGVPSHRYTLTLYIQVSDSIGAFTQATLRVYIKKPLKTQSLSAVFHELLASASRLSASTSAQQTGDRLRAGYLAYLAASLLNYVKGTPTVQLPQAQLRETVVKTALNISVNSIMDVNQVVAVLSEVTKAVEKMNVMSQDLAIGKLTAVTGILKRQRSQTHWSEEAEIQTSGILRCLSNILRADLLSLKNVSADGIKHIFSIMEGVTDIVFWGKVPEEIETLIETGHWNITLKKNEAWNITNYLPATYTCDNCFYPTLRKGDGSGVTSDTVISTAIFEFDESPFPWLGYTSDIISMVMGYKITETKANGDLVAIVPERTDIFLGRKGGLATFHLVMGPDKTETYTTGGFSFEVNKTATNIYFQIMTKLKATFKVLIFTGTNLTNTQPVASFVAFHNMPTVASGNETSTADCSITGPYIVCLPKSLLTTIVQESGADTQNISIVFETRYILRYPNRKVVGIYIFNDHCLFLDGIGSQWSKDTCKVGSLTNWEKVHCVCDSNRNRRSLSALPAPSIKFLAAKVVVLPNTVDLGRNLIADLPKNPLTLITVLFIFTIYLLLCCWAIRRDRIEKEIKYIIVLPDNEASDEGSFLVTLYTGSRWNAGTEVEVFLQLIGQYGRSKFRCLWHKPSPAFQRGSIDCFLITTARNLGDIRSFRVRLNNEGESPTWFLSRAEVEDMSTRKAWFFLCRKWLFLDKNKPSRDWKFSVTDPQTPLPKLDYFLINFNRRLTEYHLWLSIFAPVIVGGFTRFQRLSTFLTVILFSLLVNIMFFNAEKDDETPIYLRYLRSVTVGIECALLTIPVEMLIIALIKYSQKDPPPVMTKMYPKVDSEYWNNCIISEKDANVIDTEEQMVTVNSPEMDKSQKSSSNFAEWDIFFRGRSLSTAIRQFRKIPDTEPLLCWWCVSVAWGLVLSITVLSSFFIVLYGLSYGYQTSREWLIASGTSFLQNVFFNSVLKSLLFSAMSTIRPKYSEDIRWVTQEKRVEINSAEETERGT; translated from the coding sequence ATGGCcgcgcttcttcttcttctgcagcTGCTCGCCTGCTGCCGCCGCGGCTCGGCGGCGACCCCTGTCCGTCTCCAGCCGTCACCCCTGCGGGTCAGCTGTCCGGGCCCTCACGGCCAAGCCTTCCAGCGGCAGGACAACGAGCACAGGGTGTCGTGCCTGTGGAACAGCACCGTGACCCTGCATTACCAGCCCGCCCCAGGAGCAGGGCCGGAGGTAGAGAGGAAGGAGGGGCAACCACCATCCCCACCTTGCTGCCTCTGGTACCTGAACTCGGTCTCTGTGAGGAACATCTCACGCTGGTCAGGCAAGGtggtgctgcagacagcacaagCTTCCTCACCCGGGGCCTCCAGCCTTCTTACAGTGAAATGCTCGTCTGCCTCCTGCGCTGCACCCGAGTGCTTTCACCACAACGTGAGCGTCGAGATCTCGGGGCAGGATATGCGGCTGTTTGTGCTTTGGCCACAGACGCACGTTATCCACGTGTGGCAGCCGGTGGAGCTGGGCTGGTGTGCACGCCTCAAGAGTGCCGGCTGGCAGTACCGCTTCAGCAGCCGGGGAGGTGTCCCCTCGacccttctccttcccagcagtgAGCACCAGGACACACCATCACCTGCTGTCTACCCAACAGTTGAGTTGCAACAGACCTGTGCCACCTACTACAGCTACCGCTTGACTGTGCGCTACAGACACCCCGGCATCCATGTTGCTTTGGTCAGTATTGATGAGATGCCTCACGTAAGCCTCAGCCTCTCTCTCAAGGTGGAGCCTGACTTGGTGCATGTCCTCAGTATCAGCTCCAAGCTCCTTAGTGTTCCTCAGCAGCCCCTCAGCTTATCCTGGTGGCTTCAGCCCCTTACCCTGAGTACTCTTTCCTACAGACTGGTAGACACACAGGCTATAGGAGGTTGGCTCCACTCCTACGGTTCATTTACACCATCAAGCAACTTCTGTGCCATTTCTACACCTCAGAGCCTGGATGAGATAGTGGTGGCCAGCATTTACTTCCATGTTGATGGGAAGAGGTTTGAGGAATTGATGGGAGAACTGCACTTGCTCAATGGTACCCTGAGCTTAACTGCTGGCAAAGAAACTCCCATCCATGTCAACCTTTGCCCAGGGAagaccagcagcagcacttacatTTTCAGGTACAACCAGGGAACATTTTACACATctaaagaaaacagcagcactTTTTCCACAGATTGCCCTAACACACGCACTGTGTTCTACCAATACAAAGAGCTCTCCTACTTACTCACCATAGAGTTTCTGGCCATACAGTGGTACTAGTTCAAAATGTACATTTATATGAATCAGAAGAGGTCTTTGATTAGGTCACTGGCAGAAAGAGACCTTGATGTCCATGTTTTCAGCAGTGGCCGtctttcttttctgcagaaCTTTAGTTATTTAGTGTGGTTTATCCCTGCACGACATCCAGTGCTACAGTGCGAGTGGACCTTCCATCTGCAGCTTTTTGGCACAAAAAAAGACCATGTTGTCCAGAGTAGCACATACACATACAAAGACCATGTAAAAAATGCCACGCGTTTTGTCCGTCGCTCTGCTTTACCCTTTGATGCAGAGAAATACATGGGGTTTGTGGCAAAGGTGAACTGCACCAGCAGTGCACCTACACTGGCTCTTTTAAGCGTCAGGGTCAACAACCATACTGCAAAAACCATCGAAGCACCAGTGGTTTGTGAGAAAAAAGAATGTAGGATAACCAGGTGTTGGATTCAGAGACCTGATCCCAGATCCATTATCTTGTACAAGAAAAGGGCACTATCTTTTTACCTCTTTGTCAAATTGAATGTAGACTGCCACATTGGCATCTCTGTCAAGCCTTTATGGTATGTCTATCCTGCTAAGGACACAGAAACTGAGCCGGACTGGTCAAATCCAGTGAACACTTCTGCAATGTTTGGCATAAAAATGATACATTTAACTGTTCCCAGTAATACTTTAGATTACGGGTTGTAtctgttttatttcactgttgAGGTAGTCCCAATTAGGACCTCAATATCCCTCAAGGCCCATGATATTATTTATGTTCAGATTGAGAGAGCTGATCTATTGGCAAATATTTCAGGGGGCTCAGTCCGCACAGTGGGTTTTTCTGAGAGCTGGACTCTTGACGGCTCTGAATCCTCTGATCCTGATGCACAGGAAGGACCGCTGATATTTACTTGGTACTGCACTAAAGACTCAGCAGACTATACGACTATGAAATTCAGCCTGAAAAACAGATGCCATCCATCACAGAAGGATTTGAGATGGATAACACCCTCAGGTCCCATTCAAAAAATACCACCAGAATCTCTCCCAGGAAGCACCTTATACTACTTTCGCTTGGTAATTAAAAAGGGCAGAAGACAGGCTTATGCTGATCAAGTCGTAGAGGTGGATCCTGGCCCTCCACTCATTCTGGACATGAAATGCCTAGAAAACTGTGGGAGGAGTTTAATTCCAACAGAGAGATTTTCCTTATCTGGAAAATGCTCAAACTGTAAGCCGAGCAACAAACCACTATATTACTGGTCCCTTTTTTCAGACACCTCTAAAGAAATTCATTTTGACTGGGCTTCCAAAACATCAACAGGGAGGTCTGGGGCTTACATGTCTATACATGCTCTGACTTTCACAAAGCCTGTATATTCATCCTACATACTTCACATAAGTGTAACTACCTGGGATGGTAGGACTTCATCCTCAAGAATACCCTTTTCAGTAAATACTCCACCTCGGGCTGGCAGGTGTAACATCAGCCCCCGCCACGGTATAGCCTTTCTGACAAAATTTGTTGTTAAATGTAGAGGATTTTCTGACAGCCATTTACCTCTGACATACAAAGTGATAGTAGCTTCCGATGTACCCCAAACTACCACAATAACTTCTGTGGTGGAAAACACATTTGGCACAATTCTGTACTTTGGTTCTGAGCCTAAAACTCCTCCATCTCTTCTCCCAGTTGGAGTGCCCTCTCACAGGTACACTTTGACACTTTATATTCAAGTCAGTGATTCCATTGGGGCGTTTACCCAGGCGACTTTACGTGTCTACATAAAGAAGCCACTTAAAACTCAATCCCTTTCGGCTGTGTTTCATGAACTGCTGGCTTCAGCAAGCCGTTTAAGTGCATCAACATCTGCTCAGCAGACTGGGGATCGTCTTAGAGCTGGTTATTTGGCTTATCTTGCAGCCTCACTCTTAAACTATGTTAAAGGCACACCAACTGTCCAGCTCCCTCAGGCTCAGCTTCGGGAGACTGTGGTTAAAACAGCCTTGAATATTTCAGTAAATAGCATCATGGACGTCAACCAAGTAGTGGCTGTTCTTTCTGAAGTCACAAAGGCAGTTgagaaaatgaatgttatgtcACAAGACCTTGCCATTGGGAAACTGACAGCAGTAACAGGAATTCTGAAGAGACAGAGGAGTCAGACCCATTGGTCTGAGGAAGCAGAAATTCAGACTAGTGGAATACTAAGATGCTTGTCCAACATCCTGAGAGCTGATCTTCTGAGTCTCAAGAATGTCAGTGCAGATGGaattaaacatattttctcCATCATGGAAGGTGTAACAGATATAGTTTTCTGGGGAAAAGTCCCTGAAGAAATAGAAACTCTAATAGAAACAGGACACTGGAATATCactctgaagaaaaatgaagccTGGAACATTACAAATTATTTGCCTGCCACATACACCTGCGACAATTGCTTTTATCCAACACTAAGAAAAGGAGATGGTTCAGGAGTGACCTCGGATACTGTGATTTCCACTGCCATTTTTGAATTTGATGAGAGCCCCTTCCCTTGGCTAGGTTACACATCAGATATCATATCAATGGTCATGGGGTATAAAATCACAGAGACTAAGGCTAATGGGGATCTAGTTGCGATCGTGCCTGAAAGAACAGACATTTTTCTTGGCAGGAAAGGTGGACTTGCAACTTTTCATTTAGTAATGGGACCCGATAAAACAGAAACTTACACAACTGGAGGATTTAGTTTTGAGGTCAATAAAACTGCCACAAACATATACTTCCAGATCATGACAAAATTAAAAGCTACTTTCAAGGTGCTGATATTTACAGGTACCAATCTCACTAACACTCAGCCAGTGGCCTCATTTGTTGCTTTTCACAACATGCCAACAGTTGCAAGCGGAAATGAGACAAGCACCGCTGACTGTAGCATTACAGGTCCCTATATAGTCTGTCTCCCAAAGTCCCTGCTGACAACCATAGTGCAGGAAAGTGGTGCAGACACTCAGAACATTTCCATTGTCTTTGAAACACGCTATATCTTAAGGTACCCAAACCGGAAAGTGGTGGGcatatacatttttaatgacCACTGCCTGTTTCTGGATGGGATTGGAAGTCAGTGGAGCAAAGACACATGCAAGGTTGGCTCCTTGACCAACTGGGAGAAGGTACACTGTGTCTGTGACTCCAATCGGAATCGCAGGAGTCTGTCAGCCCTTCCTGCACCCAGCATCAAGTTCCTGGCAGCCAAAGTAGTAGTTCTTCCCAACACAGTAGATCTGGGGAGAAACCTGATAGCAGACTTACCTAAAAACCCACTGACCCTCATAACAGTGCTGTTTATTTTTACCATCTACTTGCTTTTGTGCTGCTGGGCTATAAGAAGAGACAGGATTGAGAAGGAGATCAAGTACATAATCGTTCTGCCAGACAATGAGGCATCTGATGAAGGGAGTTTTTTGGTCACTTTGTACACAGGCAGTCGCTGGAATGCTGGAACAGAAGTAGAGGTCTTTTTGCAGCTCATCGGCCAGTATGGCAGAAGTAAATTCCGTTGTTTATGGCACAAGCCTTCTCCAGCTTTCCAACGGGGAAGCATCGATTGCTTTCTGATAACTACTGCGAGAAACTTGGGAGATATTCGTTCCTTCAGGGTCAGGCTCAATAATGAGGGTGAATCTCCAACCTGGTTCTTAAGCAGAGCTGAAGTTGAGGACATGTCCACCAGGAAGGCCTGGTTCTTTCTGTGCAGAAAATGGCTTTTCCTTGACAAGAACAAACCCTCACGAGACTGGAAATTTTCTGTCACAGACCCCCAGACACCTCTACCTAAATTAGActattttcttattaattttaaCAGGAGACTGACAGAGTACCATCTGTGGCTCTCAATTTTTGCTCCTGTTATTGTTGGGGGTTTCACCAGGTTCCAAAGGTTGTCTACATTTTTAACAGTAATATTATTCAGCTTGCTTGTCAACATCATGTTCTTTAATGCAGAAAAGGACGATGAAACTCCGATATACCTGAGGTATTTGAGATCAGTAACAGTAGGAATTGAATGTGCTTTGCTTACCATCCCCGTGGAAATGTTAATAATTGCCTTAATTAAGTATTCCCAGAAGGATCCTCCTCCTGTTATGACTAAGATGTACCCAAAGGTAGATTCTGAGTACTGGAATAATTGCATAATATCTGAAAAAGATGCAAATGTAATTGACACAGAGGAGCAGATGGTAACTGTGAATTCCCCTGAGATGGATAAGTCACAGAAGTCAAGTTCCAATTTCGCAGAATGGGACATCTTTTTCAGAGGAAGGAGCCTAAGTACTGCCATCAGGCAGTTTCGCAAGATCCCAGACACTGAGCCCTTGCTGTGCTGGTGGTGTGTCTCTGTGGCCTGGGGGCTGGTTCTGAGCATAACTGTGCTCTCGTCCTTCTTCATTGTGCTCTATGGTTTGTCCTATGGCTACCAGACTTCCCGAGAGTGGCTCATAGCATCAGGAACCTCCTTTCTTCAGAATGTGTTTTTCAATTCAGTTCTGAAATCCTTACTTTTCTCAGCTATGAGCACAATTCGTCCAAAATACTCTGAAGACATCAGATGGGTAACTCAGGAAAAGCGTGTGGAGATTAACTCAGCTGAAGAAACTGAGAGAGGTACCTGA